One segment of Gilliamella sp. ESL0441 DNA contains the following:
- a CDS encoding DUF6138 family protein produces the protein MNQYFECIDEENNKFWYIEQKDNLYTVLYGAVGTEGQKHTKTFASQAEAEKEAVKIIKSKIKKGYQEKTIPTTLLPAIARLSQIIKMPDAPKPKYHPKPIPPKDMIDDGKEKPWFDLDEWADEGKPNPFDFDELRKIPPKKVVQVKQPPKQSNTPIKKETVTKTPQEQEFDNLKILLRNYIKQGEQFDIEATFEQLKALSPNDLKFQIFIREMLQLIFSKLMKNISPMHFDCITYLLKIRDPENKFVGIFAQGVMKYIYDHNKTHVESIHRLAEQYLTDYPIQMVDKIVNALQSIFNTTQTEDEKNIPANKFPENVCGFNITFDYKTLEIYALFNERNSKRYYSESINELEYNASIYGVEINNQYLVPLLTEKLQKMLDDGFFGDMTSKYFRISLCQPDNILIETPIEQTYRQTKILELESDLKYLEQSEEYHADLLTNTVEEYFAFNGIIDNYDTDRILALLKKYLYSGEKEAESKGRSLLRKYEDFDYNKWRLVDLQFEWANFGFKYADIHIQPLVDKGYEPAILQKQAWDKLGIIDSKLGKKDNSDNQSETERFYDTFTETDVFCETETIIARAMPTGGEIYLRFKQESEQAYSDALDYLNNLMAKGYSNIFEGHWLHIYFVAKPEYYSEFAKYVKKYVHFEELELGAGGIACCSHVFFRKAAMYESLHDKIREFVDLTMYEFDYSFDLQDEYNSVAGAFAAIALAMTDVKHMDLAIKFALETDGDHEYLAGNFGIVLEKYWGITPETAVAIALLQLTQGQHMSELSSQFYKIPQNLASLTDYYSMNEPKNPYCKLSYLVKYLFGKPSDSLKKLKKLFNNATDPQEKLIYADFHDLVLEALKDEDEVSGQPIIYNISPKPESDAESLIINEQDFIENPPCIITPLQAKKRGFDVRELETYDSPWRAVIFSPLTITNPYIFDAIIQFHKVQNNIGVRSVIIWGTEQAYCFGKKVVIDFSGAPYQVGMGIYGKNQAQLIYGVMDFAKIAVAMNKQAPDKEKLYALRKQHYYFDSPKGSPNIDRTKPGIMYLDEALVAGIFNDNNYRAIKQLEKITPDMGEVYDASLLFRAYMQHKKLDYALERMERKLDTTELKQVYQTAQKRLPQYQEYWQEKLAKL, from the coding sequence ATGAACCAATATTTTGAATGCATTGATGAAGAGAATAATAAATTTTGGTATATCGAGCAAAAAGATAACCTTTACACGGTGCTTTACGGTGCGGTTGGAACCGAAGGGCAAAAGCACACTAAGACCTTTGCCTCGCAAGCGGAAGCAGAAAAAGAAGCTGTCAAAATAATAAAATCAAAAATTAAAAAGGGTTACCAAGAAAAAACCATACCAACAACCCTATTACCAGCGATAGCCCGATTAAGTCAAATTATCAAAATGCCCGATGCCCCAAAACCGAAATACCACCCAAAACCAATTCCACCTAAAGATATGATTGATGACGGTAAAGAAAAACCATGGTTTGACCTCGACGAATGGGCTGATGAAGGTAAACCTAACCCATTTGATTTTGACGAGTTACGTAAAATTCCGCCTAAAAAAGTTGTTCAAGTTAAACAACCACCAAAACAAAGTAATACCCCGATTAAAAAAGAGACAGTCACTAAAACACCACAAGAACAAGAATTTGATAACTTAAAAATATTGTTACGAAACTATATAAAGCAAGGTGAGCAATTCGATATTGAAGCGACATTTGAACAATTAAAAGCATTAAGTCCAAATGATCTTAAATTTCAAATTTTTATCAGAGAGATGCTTCAACTCATTTTTTCAAAACTTATGAAGAACATCTCACCTATGCATTTTGATTGCATTACTTATCTTTTGAAAATTAGAGATCCAGAAAATAAATTTGTAGGCATCTTTGCCCAAGGCGTGATGAAATATATTTATGACCACAACAAGACTCACGTCGAATCAATCCATCGTCTGGCTGAACAATATCTTACCGATTATCCGATACAAATGGTGGATAAAATAGTTAACGCATTACAGAGCATTTTTAATACTACTCAGACAGAAGATGAAAAAAATATTCCAGCTAACAAATTCCCTGAAAATGTTTGTGGCTTTAATATCACCTTTGATTATAAAACGCTGGAAATCTATGCTTTATTCAATGAACGAAATTCCAAACGCTATTATTCAGAAAGTATAAATGAGCTAGAATATAATGCGAGTATTTATGGTGTTGAGATAAATAATCAATATTTAGTTCCACTACTTACCGAAAAACTTCAAAAAATGCTGGATGATGGTTTTTTTGGTGATATGACTAGTAAATATTTCAGAATTAGTCTTTGTCAACCGGATAATATTCTTATCGAAACACCAATAGAACAAACCTACCGACAAACCAAGATACTTGAGCTTGAAAGCGACCTAAAATATCTGGAGCAATCAGAAGAATATCATGCAGATTTGCTAACTAACACGGTTGAGGAATATTTTGCCTTCAATGGCATTATTGATAATTATGATACCGATAGAATTTTAGCATTATTAAAAAAATATCTTTATTCGGGTGAAAAAGAGGCTGAATCGAAGGGACGTTCTTTGTTAAGGAAATACGAAGATTTTGATTATAACAAATGGCGTTTAGTTGATTTACAGTTTGAATGGGCAAATTTTGGATTTAAATATGCTGATATACATATTCAACCCTTAGTTGATAAAGGATATGAACCAGCAATTCTACAAAAACAAGCGTGGGATAAGCTGGGCATTATTGATAGTAAGTTAGGAAAAAAAGACAATTCAGACAATCAATCAGAAACCGAACGTTTTTATGATACTTTTACTGAAACTGATGTTTTTTGTGAAACTGAAACCATTATCGCCAGAGCCATGCCAACGGGTGGTGAAATTTACTTACGCTTTAAACAAGAAAGCGAACAGGCATATTCCGATGCGCTTGATTATTTAAATAACTTAATGGCAAAAGGTTATTCAAATATATTTGAGGGGCATTGGCTTCATATTTATTTTGTTGCCAAGCCTGAATACTATTCTGAATTCGCTAAATACGTTAAAAAATATGTACACTTTGAAGAATTAGAGCTAGGGGCAGGAGGAATAGCTTGTTGTTCACATGTCTTTTTCCGCAAAGCAGCCATGTACGAAAGTTTACATGATAAAATTCGAGAGTTTGTTGACTTAACCATGTATGAATTTGATTATAGTTTTGATTTACAAGATGAATATAATTCAGTCGCCGGGGCATTTGCTGCTATTGCCCTGGCAATGACGGATGTGAAACATATGGATTTGGCTATTAAATTTGCACTTGAAACCGATGGTGACCATGAATATCTGGCAGGTAATTTTGGTATTGTTCTTGAAAAATATTGGGGTATTACGCCCGAAACTGCGGTTGCGATTGCGCTATTGCAATTAACTCAAGGTCAACATATGTCTGAATTATCCAGTCAATTTTATAAAATTCCGCAAAATTTAGCTAGTTTGACCGATTATTACAGTATGAACGAGCCAAAAAATCCATATTGTAAATTGAGTTATTTAGTAAAATATCTTTTTGGTAAACCTAGTGATAGTCTTAAAAAGTTAAAAAAATTATTTAATAATGCGACGGATCCGCAAGAAAAGTTGATATATGCAGATTTTCATGATTTAGTTTTAGAAGCTCTTAAGGATGAAGATGAAGTTAGCGGTCAACCAATTATTTATAACATCTCACCTAAGCCAGAAAGCGATGCCGAATCGCTAATCATTAATGAGCAAGATTTTATCGAAAATCCACCTTGTATCATTACACCATTGCAAGCTAAAAAGCGCGGGTTTGATGTTAGGGAATTGGAAACTTATGATTCCCCATGGAGAGCAGTAATTTTTTCCCCATTAACGATAACGAATCCCTACATTTTCGACGCTATTATCCAATTTCATAAAGTGCAAAATAACATAGGTGTCCGCTCTGTTATCATTTGGGGCACTGAACAAGCGTACTGTTTTGGTAAAAAGGTCGTGATTGATTTCAGTGGCGCTCCCTATCAAGTGGGTATGGGAATTTATGGTAAAAACCAAGCTCAGCTAATTTATGGAGTAATGGATTTTGCAAAGATTGCTGTTGCAATGAACAAACAAGCGCCCGATAAAGAGAAATTATATGCACTAAGAAAACAACACTATTACTTCGATAGTCCCAAAGGAAGCCCAAACATTGACAGAACCAAGCCCGGTATAATGTATTTGGATGAAGCTTTAGTCGCCGGAATTTTTAATGATAATAATTATCGGGCAATCAAACAGCTTGAAAAAATCACCCCGGATATGGGCGAAGTCTATGATGCCTCACTGCTGTTTAGGGCATATATGCAGCATAAAAAACTAGATTATGCATTGGAGAGAATGGAAAGAAAACTCGATACTACTGAACTAAAACAGGTGTACCAAACAGCACAAAAACGCCTGCCACAATATCAAGAATACTGGCAGGAAAAGTTAGCCAAATTATAA
- a CDS encoding DUF6138 family protein, with the protein MKKYLEYSDLQSNKFWYITKQNESLTVVFGKVGAKGQTQVKTFLSPADAEKEANKLIRSKIKKGYEEKAIPPALEQSTCIEKQSQTIIKMPDAPKPKYHPKPTPPKDVKDDGKEKPWFNLQGWSYGGQPNPFDFEELRKVPPVQQPTKEINNPVEKETFTKTAQELEFENLKNMVQKHIRQGDQFDVEATFKRLKVLSASETVFQTLIKNVLEAIFSDFVILVSPIHLDILAYLLPIKHSNMLIKEQNAKGVLKYIYDNYQSNLTGIHGLVDKYLTAFFKDVAEEVVIQVKKLVETIRSGGSDNIPAYKLPNATYGFFIRTFSKGCIKICSLNYNKRYIDYTEHNCDMQYHNPTLIIQYLTQFLKPKLQQMVDQGFFEGLTENYFKIAFFNQFQPLADKRLKEDHLNELARNIEANLQKLEKSDEYDIELLSDTVKAYFASDGVILHLNTDRILALLKKYLYSGEANPQKISISLIEEYADFDFNKWHLANLQFKWKDFDFKVAYKGLNPLINAGYEPAIIQKQEWDQLGEIHYTPRIIEDSINQHVNTYSYNSFTENDVFCETDAIIARAMSTNGKIYLRFKEESEKAYSQALDYLNDLMAKDYSKKFGGYWLNVYFVTKPEYYPEFARIIKQYPDLASNSHAFFRKAAMFESLHDKIRKFVELTMEKFHHCLDLQDEDNSVAGTFAAIALTMTDVKHMDMAIKFALETDDEHEFLASYFGKILQRHWGITPETAVAIALLQLSYQEQPNLSSQFYKIPQNLAALTDYFNSDDIPHKSRKIITLVSSLFGNEKYSLKKLKELFSDATDPLAKEIYADFHNLVLDALKEEGEASGQPIIYNISPKPESEAVQLTIDEQDFIENPPCVITPLQAKKRGFDVRELETYDSSWIAVIFAPLTITNPYIFDAIIQFHKVQNNIDVRSVIIWGTEQAYCFGKKVVIDFSGTPYQVGMGIYGKNQAQLIYGVMDFAKIAEAMNKQAPDKEKLYALRKQHYYFDSPKGSPNIDRSKPGIMYLDEALVAGIFNDNNYRAIKQLEKITPEMGEVYDASLLFMAYMQQKKLDYALERIERKLDTTELKQVYQTAQKRLPQYQEYWQKKLAEL; encoded by the coding sequence ATGAAAAAGTATCTAGAATATAGCGATCTACAGTCAAACAAATTTTGGTATATCACCAAACAAAACGAATCACTAACAGTCGTATTTGGTAAGGTAGGGGCAAAAGGACAAACACAAGTTAAAACGTTTTTATCGCCTGCCGATGCGGAAAAAGAAGCCAACAAACTGATCAGATCGAAAATCAAAAAGGGCTATGAGGAAAAAGCAATCCCACCAGCGCTTGAACAATCAACCTGCATAGAAAAGCAAAGCCAAACAATCATCAAAATGCCCGATGCCCCAAAACCGAAATACCACCCCAAACCCACACCACCCAAAGATGTGAAGGATGACGGTAAAGAAAAACCGTGGTTTAATCTTCAAGGATGGTCATATGGAGGTCAACCTAACCCATTTGATTTTGAAGAGTTACGTAAGGTACCTCCCGTTCAACAACCAACAAAAGAAATTAATAACCCGGTTGAAAAAGAAACTTTTACCAAAACAGCACAAGAACTAGAATTTGAAAATCTTAAAAATATGGTTCAAAAGCATATTAGACAAGGTGATCAATTTGATGTCGAAGCTACTTTCAAAAGACTTAAAGTTCTTAGTGCATCAGAAACAGTATTTCAAACTTTAATAAAAAATGTACTTGAAGCTATTTTTTCTGATTTTGTTATTTTGGTTTCTCCAATTCATTTAGATATCTTAGCTTATCTTTTACCCATTAAACATTCAAATATGTTGATAAAAGAACAGAATGCTAAGGGAGTTTTGAAATACATTTATGACAATTATCAAAGCAATTTAACAGGTATTCATGGTTTAGTTGATAAATATCTAACCGCTTTTTTTAAAGATGTAGCTGAAGAGGTGGTGATTCAAGTTAAAAAATTAGTTGAGACAATTCGCTCTGGTGGAAGTGATAATATCCCTGCCTATAAACTTCCTAATGCTACTTACGGATTTTTCATCAGAACGTTCAGTAAAGGATGTATTAAAATTTGTAGCCTGAACTATAACAAACGCTATATTGATTATACAGAACACAATTGTGATATGCAGTATCATAATCCAACACTTATCATCCAATATTTAACACAATTTTTAAAACCTAAATTACAACAAATGGTTGATCAAGGTTTTTTTGAGGGTCTTACCGAAAATTATTTTAAAATTGCATTTTTCAATCAATTTCAACCATTAGCGGATAAACGCTTGAAAGAGGATCACCTTAATGAATTAGCAAGAAATATTGAGGCAAATCTTCAAAAACTTGAAAAATCGGATGAATATGATATCGAACTCTTATCTGATACAGTTAAAGCGTATTTTGCTTCAGATGGCGTTATTCTGCATCTTAATACGGATAGAATTTTAGCATTACTAAAAAAATATCTTTATTCTGGTGAAGCTAACCCCCAAAAAATAAGTATAAGTCTTATAGAAGAATATGCTGATTTTGACTTTAATAAATGGCATCTGGCTAACCTCCAATTCAAATGGAAAGATTTTGATTTTAAAGTTGCTTACAAAGGATTAAATCCTCTAATAAATGCTGGATATGAGCCAGCAATCATACAAAAACAAGAGTGGGATCAGCTGGGTGAAATTCATTACACACCCCGTATAATAGAAGATTCAATAAATCAACATGTAAATACATATTCTTATAACTCTTTTACTGAAAATGATGTTTTTTGTGAAACAGATGCTATTATTGCTAGAGCTATGTCAACAAATGGCAAAATCTATTTGCGTTTCAAAGAAGAAAGTGAGAAGGCATATTCACAAGCACTTGATTATTTGAATGACTTAATGGCAAAAGACTATTCTAAAAAATTTGGTGGTTATTGGCTTAATGTTTATTTTGTTACCAAGCCTGAATACTATCCTGAATTTGCTCGCATCATCAAACAATATCCTGATCTAGCCAGTAATTCTCATGCTTTTTTCCGAAAAGCAGCCATGTTCGAAAGTTTACATGATAAAATACGAAAATTTGTTGAATTAACAATGGAGAAATTTCACCATTGTTTAGATCTCCAAGATGAAGATAATTCTGTCGCAGGCACATTCGCTGCCATTGCTTTGACAATGACGGATGTAAAACATATGGATATGGCAATTAAATTTGCACTTGAGACCGATGATGAACACGAATTTTTGGCAAGTTATTTTGGCAAAATATTGCAAAGACATTGGGGGATTACTCCAGAAACAGCGGTTGCGATTGCATTATTGCAATTGAGCTATCAAGAACAACCTAATTTATCCAGTCAATTTTATAAAATACCGCAAAATCTTGCGGCGCTGACTGATTATTTTAATAGTGATGATATCCCTCATAAAAGTCGTAAAATTATTACTCTCGTTTCGAGCCTTTTTGGTAACGAAAAATATAGCTTAAAAAAACTAAAAGAGTTGTTTAGTGATGCGACTGATCCATTGGCAAAAGAAATTTATGCTGATTTTCATAATTTAGTTTTAGACGCTCTTAAGGAGGAAGGAGAAGCTAGCGGTCAGCCAATTATTTATAATATCTCACCTAAACCAGAAAGCGAAGCTGTACAGCTAACAATAGATGAGCAAGATTTTATCGAAAATCCACCTTGTGTCATTACACCATTGCAAGCTAAAAAACGCGGGTTTGATGTGAGAGAATTGGAAACTTATGATTCCTCATGGATAGCCGTTATTTTTGCCCCATTAACGATAACTAATCCCTATATTTTCGACGCTATTATCCAATTTCATAAAGTGCAAAATAACATAGATGTCCGCTCTGTTATCATTTGGGGCACTGAACAAGCGTACTGTTTTGGTAAAAAGGTCGTGATTGATTTTAGTGGCACCCCCTATCAAGTAGGTATGGGAATTTATGGTAAAAACCAAGCTCAGCTAATTTATGGAGTAATGGATTTTGCAAAGATTGCAGAAGCAATGAACAAACAAGCGCCCGATAAAGAGAAATTATACGCACTAAGAAAACAACACTATTACTTCGATAGTCCAAAAGGAAGCCCAAACATTGACAGATCCAAGCCCGGTATAATGTATTTGGATGAAGCTTTAGTCGCCGGAATTTTTAATGATAATAATTATCGGGCAATCAAGCAGCTTGAAAAAATCACCCCGGAAATGGGCGAAGTCTATGATGCCTCACTATTGTTTATGGCATATATGCAGCAGAAAAAACTAGATTATGCATTGGAGAGAATAGAAAGAAAACTCGATACTACTGAACTAAAACAGGTGTACCAAACAGCGCAAAAACGCCTGCCACAATATCAAGAATACTGGCAGAAAAAGTTAGCGGAATTATAA
- a CDS encoding DUF6138 family protein produces the protein MKKYLEYSDLQSNKFWYIEQKDNLYTVLYGAVGTEGQKNTKTFASQAEAEKEAVKIITSKIKKGYQEKTIPATLLPAIARLSQIVKMPDAPKPKNHPKLTPPKDVIDDGKEKPWFDLDEWADEGQPNPFDFDELRKVPPKKVAPVKQPPKQSNTPIKKETVTKTPQEKEFDNLKVLLRKYIKQGEQFDIEAKFEQLKALSPNNKEFQIFIKDMLQMIFSKFMKKISPIHFDCIPYLLRVRDPEILFQEIFAQGVMKYIYDRYQTHAESIHQLAEQYLTDYPIQMVDKIVNALQSIFETTQTGGEKNISVNKFPENVCGFNITFDYKTLEIYALFNERNSKRYYSESLNELEYDGTSYGVEINNQYFVPLLTKKLQKMLDDGFFGGMTDKYFRIALFQTDNILIEIPIEQTYRQTRIFKLESDLKYLEQSEEYYADLLTDTVEEYFALNGVIEQYDTDRILALLKKYLYSGEKEAESKGRSLLRKYDDFDYNKWHLVDLQFEWANFDYRYAYNGVECLVDKGYEPAILQKQAWDKLGIIDNKPDSKPEKKDDPDDQSETERFYDTFTETDVFCETETIIARAMPTGGEIYLRFKQESEQAYSDALDYLNNLMAKGYSKIFEGHWLHIYFVAKPEYYSEFAKYVKKYVHFEEYELGMGIACCSHVFFRKAAMYESLHDKIREFVDLTMYEFDYSFDLQDEYSSVAGAFAAIALAMTDVKHMDLAIKFANETDGDHEYLAGNFGIVLEKYWGITPETAVAIALLQLTQGQHMSELSSQFYEIPQNLASLTDYYSMNEPKNPYCKLTYLVKYLFGKPSDSLKKLKKLFNNATDPQEKLIYADFYNLVLEALEEEGEGSGQPIIYNISPKPESDAESLIINEQDFIENPPCVITPLEAKKRGFDVGELETYDSSWRAIIFAPLTITNPYIFDAIIQFYKVQNNIGVRSVILWGTEQAYCFGKRVVIDFSGTPYQVGMGIYGKNQAQLIYGVMDFAKIAVAMNKQEPDKEKLYALRKQYYYFDSPKGSPNIDYSKPGIMYLDEALSAGIYKDDNYRAIKQLEKITPDMGEVYDTSLLFMAYIQQKKLDYAMEKLQRIDTTELKQVYQTAQKRLPQYQEYWQEKLAKL, from the coding sequence ATGAAAAAGTATCTAGAATATAGCGATTTACAATCAAACAAATTTTGGTATATCGAGCAAAAAGATAACCTTTACACGGTGCTTTACGGTGCGGTTGGAACCGAAGGGCAAAAGAACACTAAGACCTTTGCCTCGCAGGCGGAAGCAGAAAAAGAAGCTGTCAAAATAATAACATCAAAAATAAAAAAGGGTTATCAAGAAAAAACCATACCAGCAACCCTATTGCCCGCGATAGCCCGATTGAGTCAAATTGTCAAAATGCCTGATGCCCCAAAACCGAAAAACCACCCAAAACTCACACCACCCAAAGATGTGATTGATGACGGTAAAGAAAAACCATGGTTTGATCTTGATGAATGGGCTGATGAAGGTCAACCTAACCCATTTGATTTTGATGAATTACGTAAAGTTCCGCCTAAAAAAGTTGCTCCAGTTAAACAACCACCAAAACAAAGTAATACCCCGATTAAAAAAGAAACAGTCACCAAAACACCACAAGAAAAAGAATTTGATAACTTAAAAGTTTTGTTACGAAAATATATAAAGCAAGGTGAGCAGTTCGATATTGAAGCTAAGTTCGAACAATTAAAAGCGTTAAGTCCAAACAATAAGGAATTTCAAATTTTCATCAAAGATATGCTTCAAATGATATTTTCAAAATTTATGAAGAAAATATCACCGATTCACTTTGATTGCATTCCTTATCTTTTGAGAGTCAGAGATCCAGAAATTCTTTTCCAAGAAATCTTTGCACAAGGTGTGATGAAATATATTTATGACCGTTATCAGACTCATGCCGAATCAATCCATCAGCTGGCTGAACAATATCTAACCGATTATCCAATACAAATGGTGGATAAAATAGTTAACGCATTACAGAGTATTTTTGAAACTACCCAGACAGGAGGTGAAAAAAATATTTCAGTTAACAAATTCCCTGAAAATGTTTGTGGCTTTAATATTACCTTTGATTATAAAACGCTGGAAATATATGCTTTATTTAATGAACGAAATTCCAAACGCTATTATTCAGAAAGTCTAAATGAGCTAGAATATGATGGGACTAGTTATGGCGTTGAGATAAATAATCAATACTTTGTTCCATTACTTACCAAAAAACTCCAGAAAATGCTGGATGATGGTTTTTTTGGTGGTATGACTGATAAATATTTCAGAATTGCCCTTTTCCAAACAGATAATATTCTTATTGAAATACCAATAGAACAAACCTACCGACAAACAAGGATATTTAAGCTTGAAAGCGACCTAAAATATCTCGAGCAATCAGAAGAATATTATGCAGATTTGCTAACTGACACGGTTGAGGAATATTTTGCCCTTAATGGCGTTATTGAGCAATACGATACCGATAGAATTTTAGCATTACTAAAAAAATATCTTTATTCAGGTGAGAAAGAGGCTGAATCGAAAGGACGTTCACTGTTAAGGAAATACGACGATTTTGATTATAACAAATGGCATTTAGTTGATTTACAGTTTGAATGGGCTAATTTTGATTATAGATATGCTTATAACGGTGTTGAATGCTTAGTTGATAAAGGATATGAACCAGCAATTCTACAAAAACAAGCGTGGGATAAACTGGGCATTATTGATAACAAGCCTGATAGCAAGCCAGAAAAAAAAGACGATCCAGACGATCAATCAGAAACCGAACGTTTTTATGATACTTTTACTGAAACTGATGTTTTTTGTGAAACTGAAACCATTATCGCCAGAGCCATGCCAACGGGTGGTGAAATTTACTTACGCTTTAAACAAGAAAGTGAACAGGCATATTCCGATGCGCTTGATTATTTAAATAACTTAATGGCAAAAGGTTATTCAAAAATATTTGAGGGGCATTGGCTTCATATTTATTTTGTTGCCAAGCCTGAATACTATTCTGAATTCGCTAAATACGTTAAAAAATATGTACACTTTGAAGAATATGAACTAGGGATGGGGATAGCTTGTTGTTCACATGTCTTTTTCCGCAAAGCAGCCATGTACGAAAGTTTACATGATAAAATAAGAGAGTTTGTTGACTTAACCATGTATGAATTTGATTATAGTTTTGATTTACAAGATGAATATAGTTCAGTCGCCGGGGCATTTGCTGCTATTGCCCTGGCAATGACGGATGTGAAACATATGGATTTGGCTATTAAATTTGCAAATGAAACCGATGGTGACCATGAATATTTGGCAGGTAATTTTGGTATTGTTCTTGAAAAATATTGGGGTATTACGCCCGAAACAGCGGTTGCGATTGCGCTATTGCAATTAACTCAAGGTCAACATATGTCTGAATTATCCAGTCAATTTTATGAAATTCCGCAAAATTTAGCTAGTTTGACCGATTATTACAGTATGAACGAGCCAAAAAATCCATATTGTAAATTGACTTATTTAGTAAAATATCTTTTTGGTAAACCTAGTGATAGTCTTAAAAAGTTAAAAAAATTATTTAATAATGCGACTGATCCGCAAGAGAAATTGATTTATGCTGATTTTTATAATTTAGTTTTAGAAGCTCTTGAGGAAGAAGGAGAAGGTAGCGGTCAACCAATTATTTATAACATCTCACCTAAACCAGAAAGCGATGCCGAATCGCTAATCATTAATGAGCAAGATTTTATCGAAAATCCACCTTGTGTCATTACGCCATTGGAAGCTAAAAAACGCGGGTTTGATGTTGGTGAATTGGAAACGTATGATTCCTCATGGAGAGCAATTATTTTTGCGCCATTAACGATAACCAATCCCTACATTTTCGACGCTATTATCCAATTTTATAAAGTGCAAAATAACATAGGTGTCCGCTCTGTTATCCTTTGGGGCACTGAACAAGCGTACTGTTTTGGTAAAAGGGTCGTGATTGATTTTAGTGGCACCCCTTATCAAGTGGGTATGGGAATTTATGGTAAAAACCAAGCTCAGCTAATTTATGGAGTAATGGATTTTGCAAAGATTGCTGTTGCAATGAACAAACAAGAGCCCGATAAAGAAAAATTATACGCACTGCGAAAACAATACTATTACTTCGATAGTCCCAAAGGAAGCCCAAACATTGATTACTCTAAGCCCGGTATAATGTATTTGGATGAGGCTTTAAGCGCCGGGATTTATAAGGATGATAATTATCGGGCAATCAAGCAGCTTGAAAAAATCACCCCGGATATGGGCGAAGTGTATGATACCTCACTATTGTTTATGGCATATATACAGCAGAAAAAACTAGATTATGCCATGGAGAAACTGCAAAGAATCGATACTACTGAACTAAAACAGGTATACCAAACAGCACAAAAACGCCTGCCACAATATCAAGAATACTGGCAGGAAAAGTTAGCCAAATTATAA